Within the Halorhabdus rudnickae genome, the region CCGAGATACCAGTCACCGACCACCACGACGAGGACGAACCCGACCGCCGCGGCGAGAAGGACGGCTGCGACCAGCAATGGCCAGGCGAGGGGCGCACCTGATCGATCGAGTGCGACGAGGACGCCAGTCCGCGGGTTGCCCAACGCCACCAGCGCACAGAGCGCAAACAGCGTGTTCGACGTATTGACGCCGCTCGTGGTCACGACGAATCCCCGGCTGCCGTACTTCGACGGGGTGCTGACCAGCGCCAGTGTCGCCGCGATGGCACTGGAGACCCCCGGCAGATAGCCGACGATTGCCCCCGAAATTGTACCCAGCAGCGCAAGACCACCGACCGACTTCCGGGTTGTCCCCACGGCGGGGTCGTCCTGGCTCGGGACGCCCGAGCCGCCCATCGCGTCGATCAAGACGGGCGCACCGAACAGCCCACCGAACAGTGGTGCGAGCATGCTTCCGGACGGCAGGACGCCGTCGGCGGGCACGTCGAGCGTCACGATTCCGAGGGCGGCGCTGGCGACAAACGACAGGAGCGCGGCTCGACGGGCGTCATTCGTCGGCTCGGTCGCGATCACCGCCGCCGCGATGACTGTCAACACCACCGGCAGGTGAGCGGCGAGAACGGGATAGACTTCGAGCATGACGAGCGTCACCGGGATCGCGAGCGGGAGCGCGAAGACGACGGCCAGGCCGCTGCCGAGCGCGGAGAGTCGGAGGGCCTCTCGACCGCGGCCGCCGAGAACGAGGCGGTGGCTGGGAAGCGCGGAGGCGGCCATCGCGGCGTCGGGGACGCCCAGCGCCAGTGCGGGCACGAAATCCAGAAACGTGTGAACGACGCCGGCAGCGAGCATCGCCGCGCCGACCAGTCGCGGCGGGGCGGGCACGCTCGGGGCGAGTGCCGCAAGGAGCAACGCGAAGTTGTTGGCGTGTAGCCCCGGCGTCAGGCCGCTGATCGTCCCCAGACAGATCCCGGATAGGATAGCTGTAACAGCGAGGAGGGTCGTTTCTGGGGCGAACGCTAGTCTGACGCCAAACACGAGCACGGGGGCGTTGGCTTCGCTGTCTGGGATAAAGTCGCGGACCAGCGCTATGGAAAATTTCATTAACATAGAGGAAAACAACCTTCACATATGGATCGAGATAAGTGGATGGCAATCGGGCTGGGCGCGGTTGGGATACTGACGTTCGGCATCGGCTACGCACTCGTTCTCGATGCTAGAGTCAGCTATCTACCGGGAGTCGCTCTGACGCTCGGGGGCGGAGTCGTGATGGGGGTCGCGTGGGCGCTCCGATTTCGGGGGCAGGTCGGGACCATCTCACGCCGCCGGGTACTGGCAATCGTCGGAACGTTCGCCGGTGTGGGCGTGGGATCGGTAGCGATCACGCCGGTGGTGGGAGATGGTGATCTCGCCAACCTGGCGTTTCTGGTGTTTTTCATCCCGGCAATCGTCTACTGGATTACCAACACACGGGCCGAGGCTGGGCTCGACCGGACAGACCACCGGACGCAGCTCCTGGCGTACAAGGCCGCATTCTGGGTACTCGTGGTGATCGTTGTGTTAACTGGCGTGTTGCTGTGGGCACGAACGCTGGGAGTGTATACGCTCTCGGCGGAACCGATCTTGGCACTCGTTACTGGCATCGGCCTGTTCGGCTGGTATGGCGCGTTCCACTATTTGCAGACCCACAATTGACTGACCGGACGCATGAACAACGATATCGAACTACGACGGGTCAAACGTGACCTCACTCAAGAAGACCTGGCAGAGGCCCTCGATGTCACGCGCCAGACTATCGGGGCCATCGAGCAGGGCCGGTACGACCCTCGGCTCGAACTCGCTTTCGACCTCGCGGACTTTTTCGATACGACCGTCGACGAGTTGT harbors:
- a CDS encoding tripartite tricarboxylate transporter permease, producing MLVFGVRLAFAPETTLLAVTAILSGICLGTISGLTPGLHANNFALLLAALAPSVPAPPRLVGAAMLAAGVVHTFLDFVPALALGVPDAAMAASALPSHRLVLGGRGREALRLSALGSGLAVVFALPLAIPVTLVMLEVYPVLAAHLPVVLTVIAAAVIATEPTNDARRAALLSFVASAALGIVTLDVPADGVLPSGSMLAPLFGGLFGAPVLIDAMGGSGVPSQDDPAVGTTRKSVGGLALLGTISGAIVGYLPGVSSAIAATLALVSTPSKYGSRGFVVTTSGVNTSNTLFALCALVALGNPRTGVLVALDRSGAPLAWPLLVAAVLLAAAVGFVLVVVVGDWYLGAVRQLDHVRLSVGVLAVLGILSGLFAGPVGVVVFAISTLFGLLPARLGARRVSLMGVLLGPLILGV
- a CDS encoding helix-turn-helix transcriptional regulator, coding for MNNDIELRRVKRDLTQEDLAEALDVTRQTIGAIEQGRYDPRLELAFDLADFFDTTVDELFWREGTD